In the genome of Pseudomonas sp. HS6, one region contains:
- the cyoE gene encoding heme o synthase produces MSLKHFIQITKPGIIFGNVLSVAGGFFLASKGHVDLAVFLAAMIGTSLVVASGCVFNNCIDRDIDLKMERTKNRVLVQGLISLKLALVYATILGVAGVALLYKVANPLAALFAVIGFIIYVGFYSLYLKRKSVHGTLVGSLSGAMPPVIGYVAVTNSFDMAALTLLVMFSLWQMPHSYAIAIFRFNDYLAASIPVLPVKRGIQVAKKHILLYILAFLVATLMLTFSGYAGMSYLAVAAAMGMYWLYMAWTGYKAVDDTVWARKLFVFSIFTITALSVMMSLDFKVPTELLLTYAP; encoded by the coding sequence ATGTCGCTCAAGCACTTTATCCAAATCACCAAACCGGGGATCATTTTCGGTAACGTGCTTTCTGTGGCAGGCGGGTTCTTCCTGGCCTCGAAAGGGCATGTAGATCTGGCGGTGTTCCTGGCCGCCATGATCGGCACTTCCCTGGTTGTGGCCTCCGGTTGCGTGTTCAACAACTGCATCGACCGTGACATCGACCTGAAGATGGAACGCACCAAGAACCGGGTGCTGGTCCAGGGCTTGATCTCCCTGAAACTGGCCCTGGTCTATGCGACCATCCTGGGTGTCGCCGGCGTTGCGTTGCTGTACAAGGTGGCCAACCCGTTGGCTGCATTGTTCGCCGTGATCGGCTTCATTATCTACGTCGGCTTCTACAGCCTGTACCTCAAGCGCAAGTCGGTTCACGGCACGCTGGTGGGCAGTCTGTCGGGCGCCATGCCGCCGGTGATTGGTTACGTGGCCGTGACCAACAGCTTCGACATGGCCGCGCTGACCCTGCTGGTGATGTTCAGCCTGTGGCAGATGCCGCATTCCTACGCCATCGCGATCTTCCGCTTCAACGATTACCTGGCTGCATCGATTCCGGTGCTGCCAGTGAAGCGCGGGATCCAGGTGGCCAAGAAGCACATCCTGCTCTACATCCTGGCCTTCCTCGTGGCGACCTTGATGCTGACCTTCAGCGGTTACGCCGGCATGAGCTACCTCGCCGTCGCCGCGGCCATGGGCATGTACTGGTTGTACATGGCCTGGACCGGCTACAAGGCGGTGGATGACACGGTCTGGGCACGCAAGCTGTTCGTGTTCTCGATCTTCACCATCACCGCGTTGAGCGTCATGATGTCCCTGGACTTCAAGGTGCCGACCGAGCTGTTGCTGACGTACGCGCCGTAA